In a single window of the Natator depressus isolate rNatDep1 chromosome 24, rNatDep2.hap1, whole genome shotgun sequence genome:
- the LOC141977057 gene encoding protein S100-A2-like, with translation MASPLEQALAVLVGTFHKYSGKEGDRYKLSKAEMKELLLTELPSFVGDQVDESDLKKLMGNLDANGDEELDFQEYAVFLALTAELCDEFFRECADERNRKI, from the exons ATGGCGTCTCCGCTGGAACAGGCCCTCGCAGTGCTGGTGGGCACCTTCCACAAGTATTCCGGCAAGGAGGGGGACAGGTACAAGCTCAGCAAGGCGGAGATGAAGGAATTGCTCCTCACGGAGCTGCCCAGCTTTGTCGGG GACCAGGTGGATGAAAGTGACCTGAAGAAGCTGATGGGGAATCTGGATGCCAACGGGGACGAGGAGCTGGATTTCCAGGAGTACGCGGTGTTCCTGGCCCTCACCGCCGAGCTGTGCGACGAGTTCTTCCGGGAGTGTGCCGACGAGAGGAACCGGAAGATCTGA